The genomic DNA GTAACGGCTTTCTGGCTGAAGTCTCCGCGCCGTCCGGGGAAGCGTTGAATCTCGGGCAAATGATCGCTGATGGCGGGAACATTACGATGGCCGGCCGTGTCGTCAACCAAGGGGGCTTGGCGCAGGCGAACAGCGTGCGGGAACGCAACGGCAAGATTGAACTGTATGCGAGTGAGACGCTCACGCTCACATCCGGCAGTCGGACCATCGCCAAAGGCGGCAACGACGGTCGCTCCGACGGCGGGACGATTCTCGCGGTCGCGGATAGATTCACGGGATCGGCGACGTTCGAGCGAGGGGCGACTCTGGATGTCTCAGGCGGAAGCATGGGAGGTCACGCGGGGTTCGTCGAATTAAGCGGGAGCCGGGTGGCGCTCGGTGGCAAGTTCATCGGCACAGCGAACCCTGGTTTCCGGAGCGGACGACTGCTCATCGATCCCACCATGGACCTCGACCTGACCGGATTTGCCGCAACGGACTTTGCCGATATCGCGATCGAAACCCCGCGGGATGCGTCTGGAAACTTCTTGCCGGATTGGGACCTGCGTGTGACCGGATATTTTGATTTGAACGCGATCCAGCCGCCTGCCGGAGGGGGCACCATCCGATTCGAGGCGAGCCGGGACCTGATCTTTAACGATCTGCTTCTATGGAACAATCCGTTCGGTACGCCGACGAGGTGGAATATCGTTGGAGTGGCCGACCGCAACATCCTGTTTACCGGATTCACCGGCACGACCCTTCAGACGGCCTATGGAGGGGGCATCGATCTTCAGGCGAGAACCGGCAACGTAAATTTAATCGATCCCCAGACCGGGGTCCTGGCCACTGTTCGGGCCCAAGGCGGCGGAGGAATCTCGATCAGGAGTGGACTGGATCTCATTGCGAGCACGGGGTTCGACCCCAACGGCGGGCCGCTGGGTCTCTTTAACATTCGAGGCATCAACATCGATGGTCCGGGCCGGCTCAATCTTGACGTAGGAGGAAATTTCATCGGCGGATTGGCGGATGGTGTGCCGACTGGACCAGGCTTCGTACTCTGGAACATGGATCCAACGGTCACCCCGCAACATACGGTGACGGTGGCGGGAGCGGTCGGCGAGACGAACCTCACGTTGGGTCCCAACGGGTTACCCCTGACCCCGGCCGAACTGCGGGCTCGAAATCTGCCGCTTGAAACCGAGTCATCGTCCCGCTACGCCGATTTCGCCCTGTCCGGCGGGGAACTGACCCTGTCGGCTGGAGGAAATGTGCATCTCAGCCGCGTCCGCGATGCGGGACTCGTCGGAGGAATGGATGCCCAGGGCAATCCTCTTGAGCCACAATTCGCAGCCGGTTTGGAAAACAACAGGGTCACGATCGTGTCGCGCGAAGGGAACATTCTGCTCAATACCAACCCTGTCGACGCCGGGCGTCAGACGACGCCTCTGGAAGTGTTGAGTGCCCTGTTGCCTGCGTCGTTCGAAGCCAGGGCCGAGAGAGGGACGATTCAGATCCGCTCCAATCTGAAATTCCTCCCCTCGCCCACGGGATCGGTGAGGTTTCAGGCGCAGCAGGATATTCAGGGCGTCCCGAAAGTGGGACGGGCCGACGACTCTAACTTTGTCTGGCTCTTCGTGGGCACGGCAGGGTTGCCGGGAGGGAGATGGGTCGCGGTCGACCAGCGGACGATCGCGGACCGTCCGGAGTATTGGCCCTTCTGGAATCGCAATCCGCCGCTGGAGTCGAATTTCATCAGCCACCCGAATATCTTCCCCGAGTACGCGCGAGTCGACGTCGATCTCAATCCTCCCACCGTAAAACTGTTGGAGGTGAACCCCGCCGATCTCATCGGCAACCCGGCGTTGACTCAGGTGGCGTCACTCGTGAGTGACAATCGCCCGATTGCGCTGAATAACGCGACGTCGTTAGGGCAAGTGAGTTTCATCGCCCAGCTGGGCAACATCAGCAAGCTGTTCCTGGATTTGGTGAGCCGTCCGTTCCGGAAGGAAATCACGATCGAGGCCGGCAATCGTATCGAACAGTTTGACGCCAGCATGTATCTTCCCGATCTTGGCAGCCAGACAAGGACAGTGCCGGAGCAGGTTCCGCTTTTTGTAGACCCGGTCACGAATCAGCTCCGGCCGATTACCGCATTCGATGTGGTCCTCATTCGTGCGACCGACCCCGTTACTGGAGGTCAAATCATCCGGCCCTGGGATAGGGCTGAAGCGGTGGATCCCGCCAACCTGGTGAATGTCGTCGTGAGGGATGCCACAGCGACGGTGTCGGTGCCGAATGTGGCGGCAACGATTAAGGCGCAGGACATCCTGTTGAATCAGAGCGCAAGCGGCAACGGTGGACTGCAATTCTCCGGGCCCGGGACGGCCAGCATTATTGCGAAAGGCACATTGGATCTGGCCGATGGGCGGGGCATTAATTTGATTCGGAGCGGCCAATCCGGTCAGGGGCTTCTGGACGTGGCCGTGGGCGGGAATCTCGAGATGGTGCAGTCGCGTATTTTAACCCAGAACGGCGCCGGTGTGTCCATCCATGGGTACGACGAGTCCAGGCCGTATGTGCTGGGTTACGATAATAGTGCCCTCTATCCATCGGAGTTTCCGGATTCCGTGCGGGCAGGTCTTAATCTTCCGGCGGTTGGAGGCCGGGTCAATGTCGGCGAAAACAGCACCCGTTCACAGGGTGCTTCCGGGCAGCCCACCGGCATACAAGTCCAGCGAGGCGGTTCGGCCGGATACATCGCGCAGGAGCCGGTCGTCAATCAGGACGGCACCGTCACCGTCAATGTCGTGAGGGATCCGGCGGCTATTCTGATCCGAGCGACGGGTGACATCGATGTCAATCAATCGCGGATCGCCACCTTTACCGGCGGCGACATCCGGCTGACCTCGTTGCGAGGCAACATCAATGCCGGCAGCGGAAGCAAGGATGAGCGGGTGCTGTTCACCATCGAAGAAGATGTATTGGATGCCCAGGGAAATCCCACGGGTAACAAAACGCGGACCCTCTACGAAGTGCCCGGCAGCGGAATATTTACCTTCCACCCGGACGACCCGCAGCCACTGGTCTTTCCGGCCTTCAACGATCCGCAAATCAACGCCTTGCTGGCAGAGGCGGCTCGACAGAGAGTGTTCGGCCGGGATGTCACGCAACTGGAGGCGGAGGCGAATCGATTGCGGGATGAGCGGGAGCCACTGTTCAATCAATCGGCTCTGAATCCCTTCATCGATCGGCTGAGGCTCGGGGATGTCACGTTGATAGCCGAACGGGGGCGCATCATCATTCCTCCGGCTGGGATCCGCGGCCGCAACGTCACGCTGAAAGCTAGATTTATCGATTTTCAAGGCGGAGAGGTTGTCGGTCGAGTTCGGTTACCCGGGGCGCCGGTTTTCACCGGGACCCCGAGCATCCCGGTCCTGGCACCGCCCGGTGTGGCCCCTGCGCCCCCTCCGCTGTCCGGCGGCGGCACCGCCGCGGCGTCATCGGCGACCGCCGCAGCCAGCAGCACCTCGGCGAAAAACGCCGACCAGGTGCAGGAAAGCCTGAGCGAATCGACGAGTGAGCAGTCAAGCGGCAACAAGGTGGCGTCGAAGAAAGACGATGAGAAAGACGGCAAGAGCCAACTGATGAAATCAGTCCGTGTCAAACGAGGCGTAGTCATTCAAGTCGATGTGAAACCGCAGGTCCAACCCGCAAGCTGATAGAAGGAGATCGACAATGGAAATGAGTTCAGGAGGCGTGGCGTTTGCGCTCAACCACGCGACGCTCGAAGGCAAGATTACCATCGGAGTGTTGCTGTTGTTTTCGCTCGTCAGCTGGACGGTGATCATTAACAAGTTCCGCCAGTTGGGCAAGGCCAAGAAGCGGAATGGCTTGTTTCTTGGCTAT from Nitrospirota bacterium includes the following:
- a CDS encoding filamentous hemagglutinin N-terminal domain-containing protein, which gives rise to MKHQRFFASLILCFYLVHLAILPTVLANPSGLSSSTPGVSFSGVGTSNVTITSTALRSIVNAQGFNIAPTETTRVLQSANAAMLVRIGDLNPTSINGHLNAIGQLILLNPNGIIFGPNAQINVGALIASSLNLTNANFLAGHYLFAGTGIEGAVRNMGALHGADGVYLLAPNVENSGVMTTAGGSIVLAAGKTAYLSNRPDGNGFLAEVSAPSGEALNLGQMIADGGNITMAGRVVNQGGLAQANSVRERNGKIELYASETLTLTSGSRTIAKGGNDGRSDGGTILAVADRFTGSATFERGATLDVSGGSMGGHAGFVELSGSRVALGGKFIGTANPGFRSGRLLIDPTMDLDLTGFAATDFADIAIETPRDASGNFLPDWDLRVTGYFDLNAIQPPAGGGTIRFEASRDLIFNDLLLWNNPFGTPTRWNIVGVADRNILFTGFTGTTLQTAYGGGIDLQARTGNVNLIDPQTGVLATVRAQGGGGISIRSGLDLIASTGFDPNGGPLGLFNIRGINIDGPGRLNLDVGGNFIGGLADGVPTGPGFVLWNMDPTVTPQHTVTVAGAVGETNLTLGPNGLPLTPAELRARNLPLETESSSRYADFALSGGELTLSAGGNVHLSRVRDAGLVGGMDAQGNPLEPQFAAGLENNRVTIVSREGNILLNTNPVDAGRQTTPLEVLSALLPASFEARAERGTIQIRSNLKFLPSPTGSVRFQAQQDIQGVPKVGRADDSNFVWLFVGTAGLPGGRWVAVDQRTIADRPEYWPFWNRNPPLESNFISHPNIFPEYARVDVDLNPPTVKLLEVNPADLIGNPALTQVASLVSDNRPIALNNATSLGQVSFIAQLGNISKLFLDLVSRPFRKEITIEAGNRIEQFDASMYLPDLGSQTRTVPEQVPLFVDPVTNQLRPITAFDVVLIRATDPVTGGQIIRPWDRAEAVDPANLVNVVVRDATATVSVPNVAATIKAQDILLNQSASGNGGLQFSGPGTASIIAKGTLDLADGRGINLIRSGQSGQGLLDVAVGGNLEMVQSRILTQNGAGVSIHGYDESRPYVLGYDNSALYPSEFPDSVRAGLNLPAVGGRVNVGENSTRSQGASGQPTGIQVQRGGSAGYIAQEPVVNQDGTVTVNVVRDPAAILIRATGDIDVNQSRIATFTGGDIRLTSLRGNINAGSGSKDERVLFTIEEDVLDAQGNPTGNKTRTLYEVPGSGIFTFHPDDPQPLVFPAFNDPQINALLAEAARQRVFGRDVTQLEAEANRLRDEREPLFNQSALNPFIDRLRLGDVTLIAERGRIIIPPAGIRGRNVTLKARFIDFQGGEVVGRVRLPGAPVFTGTPSIPVLAPPGVAPAPPPLSGGGTAAASSATAAASSTSAKNADQVQESLSESTSEQSSGNKVASKKDDEKDGKSQLMKSVRVKRGVVIQVDVKPQVQPAS